From Mycteria americana isolate JAX WOST 10 ecotype Jacksonville Zoo and Gardens chromosome 4, USCA_MyAme_1.0, whole genome shotgun sequence, one genomic window encodes:
- the BTC gene encoding probetacellulin has product MEAAAAAPAPAPGGGPGTLLLCLALASGLAFFSCVGADVNVTAGHGTEGLACGVAESCTGNVTQLRQHGHFSRCPEEYKHYCVKGRCRFLVAEKAPACVCEQGYTGARCERVDIFYLRGDHSQIVIISLIAAIVTLIILVVCTCLCSHHCRKQRRKRKAEEMETLNKNLPSKSEDVLETGIA; this is encoded by the exons atggaggcggcggcggcggccccggccccggccccgggcggcggccccggtaccctgctgctctgcctggccctcGCCTCCG GCTTGGCGTTTTTCAGTTGCGTGGGCGCCGACGTCAACGTCACCGCAGGTCACGGCACGGAGGGGCTCGCCTGCGGCGTGGCCGAGAGCTGCACGG GGAACGTGACGCAGCTGAGGCAGCACGGTCACTTCTCCAGGTGCCCGGAGGAGTACAAGCACTACTGCGTCAAAGGGAGATGCCGCTTCCTCGTGGCCGAGAAGGCACCGGCTTGCGT GTGCGAGCAAGGCTACACGGGGGCTCGCTGCGAGAGGGTGGACATCTTCTACCTGCGAGGTGACCACAGCCAGATCGTCATCATCTCCTTGATCGCCGCCATCGTCACCCTCATCATCCTCGTTGTCTGCACCTGCCTCTGCAGTCA CCACTGTCGGAAGCAGCGtaggaagagaaaggcagaagaaatggaGACGTTAAACAAGAATTTGCCTTCCAAAAGCGAAGATGTGCTGGAGACGGGCATCGCGTGA